In the genome of Lynx canadensis isolate LIC74 chromosome F1, mLynCan4.pri.v2, whole genome shotgun sequence, one region contains:
- the GORAB gene encoding RAB6-interacting golgin isoform X1, translating into MARGWAGFSEEELRRLKQTKDPFEPQRRLPVKKSRQQLQREKALQEQSQKLGLQDGSSSVPPEQLLSAPKPRFNTQKPHSSSPVPPNPLTLTSPVGDGKPQGIEGQPRELGLENSHDSHKNTEVLPPKPDCKMEKKKVELQEKSRWEVLQEEQRLMEEKNKRKKALLAKAIAERSKRTQAETLKLKRIQKELQALDDMVSADIGILRNRIDQASLEYSYARKRFDRAEAEYVTAKLELQRKTEIKEQLTEHLCTIIQQNELRKAKKLEELMQQLDVQADEETLELEVEVERLLHEQEAEAGRQMVHLERPPQPSGESVTLGFAKENRNHRDPAASQKVDERCENSSSNPLLNADQSQEVKITVKDISAALTT; encoded by the exons ATCCATTTGAACCACAGCGGCGTCTCCCTGTGAAGAAAAGTCGACAACAACTTCAGCGAGAAAAAGCCCTTCAAGAGCAAAGCCAAAAACTTGGACTTCAAGATGGATCAAGCTCAGTACCTCCAGAGCAGCTGCTTTCTGCACCCAAACCAAGATTTAATACTCAAAAACCACACTCTTCTTCCCCTGTTCCTCCTAATCCTCTTACACTCACTTCTCCTGTTGGTGATGGAAAACCACAGGGGATTGAAGGTCAACCAAGGGAACTGGGACTTGAGAATTCCCATGATAGTCACAAAAACACTGAGGTCCTACCTCCAAAGCCAGattgcaaaatggaaaaaaagaaagtggaatt GCAAGAAAAATCTCGTTGGGAAGTCCTCCAAGAAGAACAACGGcttatggaagagaaaaataaacgtAAGAAAGCTCTTTTGGCTAAAGCTATTGCAGAAAG atctaAAAGAACTCAAGCAGAGACCCTGAAACTAAAGCGGATCCAAAAGGAGTTACAGGCTTTAGATGACATGGTGTCAGCTGACATTGGGATCCTCAGGAACCGGATTGATCAAGCCAGCCTTGAGTATTCATACGCTCG GAAGCGCTTTGACAGGGCAGAAGCAGAGTACGTGACGGCAAAGCTGGAGCTACAGCGCAAGACTGAGATCAAAGAGCAACTCACTGAACACCTCTGTACCATCATACAGCAAAATGAGCTCCGCAAGGCCAAGAAGTTGGAGGAGTTGATGCAACAACTGGACGTACAAGCTGATGAGGAGACCCTGGAGCTTgaggtggaggtggagagatTGCTGCACGAACAAGAAGCCGAAGCAGGGAGACAGATGGTTCATCTGGAGAGGCCACCTCAGCCTTCTGGGGAGAGTGTGACTTTAGGATTTGCCAAAGAGAACAGAAATCATCGAGACCCAGCCGCTTCTCAAAAGGTAGATGAACGGTGTGAAAATTCCAGTAGCAATCCCCTTCTGAATGCAGACCAAAGTCAAGAAGTTAAAATTACTGTAAAGGACATTTCAGCCGCTCTGACCACATGA
- the GORAB gene encoding RAB6-interacting golgin isoform X2 gives MEEKNKRKKALLAKAIAERSKRTQAETLKLKRIQKELQALDDMVSADIGILRNRIDQASLEYSYARKRFDRAEAEYVTAKLELQRKTEIKEQLTEHLCTIIQQNELRKAKKLEELMQQLDVQADEETLELEVEVERLLHEQEAEAGRQMVHLERPPQPSGESVTLGFAKENRNHRDPAASQKVDERCENSSSNPLLNADQSQEVKITVKDISAALTT, from the exons atggaagagaaaaataaacgtAAGAAAGCTCTTTTGGCTAAAGCTATTGCAGAAAG atctaAAAGAACTCAAGCAGAGACCCTGAAACTAAAGCGGATCCAAAAGGAGTTACAGGCTTTAGATGACATGGTGTCAGCTGACATTGGGATCCTCAGGAACCGGATTGATCAAGCCAGCCTTGAGTATTCATACGCTCG GAAGCGCTTTGACAGGGCAGAAGCAGAGTACGTGACGGCAAAGCTGGAGCTACAGCGCAAGACTGAGATCAAAGAGCAACTCACTGAACACCTCTGTACCATCATACAGCAAAATGAGCTCCGCAAGGCCAAGAAGTTGGAGGAGTTGATGCAACAACTGGACGTACAAGCTGATGAGGAGACCCTGGAGCTTgaggtggaggtggagagatTGCTGCACGAACAAGAAGCCGAAGCAGGGAGACAGATGGTTCATCTGGAGAGGCCACCTCAGCCTTCTGGGGAGAGTGTGACTTTAGGATTTGCCAAAGAGAACAGAAATCATCGAGACCCAGCCGCTTCTCAAAAGGTAGATGAACGGTGTGAAAATTCCAGTAGCAATCCCCTTCTGAATGCAGACCAAAGTCAAGAAGTTAAAATTACTGTAAAGGACATTTCAGCCGCTCTGACCACATGA